The Pithys albifrons albifrons isolate INPA30051 chromosome 1, PitAlb_v1, whole genome shotgun sequence genome contains the following window.
tagaaaaaatacaaGGTGCTCATAAAGAGATGTTTTGAATCCAGAAAGTATAATTTTGTAGTTCTGCACAATTGAACTGTAATTCCCACTTGTACCCTGATctctggggttttctttttggtgtaAGTACAAGTTAAAATCTGTGGGGCAACAACTGTGAAAACAATCAGGTTTCTGCTATTTTAGGTTTTCATTCTATCGGTGACTGTGGGCTAAGAGAGTGAATTGGTTCATCTGGTTGAGTGTTTTAGAGTTTGTTTTGTGAGTGTATGATCCTTGCATACGTGTTGCTTCTTGTATGTGTTGACTCAAATCTCTTTTTAGGTATCGAACTCAAATTCTCTTATTAGGGCAAGTGTCGAGATTTTGAAACAATGTTGTGGTTTGAATCCTTTGCTGTTTTACGGCTGTGAAGAGCAGGAGCAAGTGAAAGATGATGCTGATATTTCACTGTTGCCTACCATTGTAGAGCGAGTTGTTCTTCCTAAATTAACAGGTATAGGTTTGGAAAATGGTGGGGAAGGGGTTGTGGAATCTCGTGCTTGTTTGTGCTTTCagattttactgttttgtaaataaatgaatgatCAATACCTGTATTTGAGTATGTTCAAGGGGGGGTAATTCTTTACTCTCTTACAgtgatttcagaaaatatctggGATCCTTTTTCTACCACACAGACATGTAGAGTGGTGGCAATTGTACAGAAACCAGTAGGTGGATACCCCTCAGTGgtgaatgcagaaaacaaaaacacacaagtGAGTTGGTTTTTTCCATAATTTAAGgaatttgaatatatttttactatacttaatgctggaaaacagaggaagaaagagaagttttCGGTTTATTTGATGCTCGGCAGCTTGGTTGTGAACAGTCAAGTATGGTGATAGATTAAGAGAAGGAACTCAGTGAAACCTCCCCAAAATAGATACTGGAGATAAAAAGATACACCAAATGTAAGACTTGTTGGTCTCCAGTTTTGCTTTAAGGGTCTGCTacaaatactgtgttttctttcttaagatCTCTGCAATCTTTTCAAATGCAGTGCCTGGAAATTGGGTAGTTTTACTTTGCCTTCTGTGAGTGCAGCAACTGATGTTAAGAGTTCAGGCTTTAATGGAACCTGTCAAAGTtcagatgttttcattattacaGGCTTCTTCCTTTAAGACTGGATGGGTGCTTAAATATGTGTGCCCTTACTGTTGGGCTCACAAATgttctttattgttttaaaaatcaatttccGATTTTTAACTACTAAGCAGTGCCTTGgacatctaaaaataaaatgatctGTTTCAGATGCTTTTGAAGGCATTATTGCTAAGAATGAGGAGAACACTAGATGCTGATGTATTCATGCCCTTCTATCCAAAAAAGTAAGTTGACTTTCAACTATGGTGTTAGATTTTCCTTAGCAAGTTGCTGCCTTCTGTCCACAGTTAACAGGGTTTTTCCCAGTGTGGTTCAGTGCCTGGATACAGGACATCTTTTTGTTATCCTCCTGGTAGAATTTAGCAAAGACAAGAAGGATGGAAGGGAGTATTTATGGAAATGAATTGTGTGCTGGAAACCAGCAAATTGCAGACAGAGATGTGGTCTTGGTTGCTCATTAAGAAATCTCTTTACTTTGCAGCATCTTAGAAAACAAGAACTCGGGTCcatatttgtttttccaacGTCAGTTTTGGTCCTCTGGTAAGGTGAGTAAATACATCTGGTAAATGGTCTGAGACAGTGTAGCAATAAAATACTTCTCAAATTTGTGGAAAAGGGTAGATGGAAGCTGCTGTAATCTCTAAATGAGGATCCTTAGTCTTTGGTAATGCACTGTGAGGGAGACTGTATTCTGAATAGGTTTgcaagatatttaaaatattaaatatttttaaatgtttgatgTGTTTGATCAACTTTCTGGTTTCAGTAAGTCTTGAAATGCCTATTTTCAGTTATTAGGAAACTTTCTCCAGTGGTATGGGATCCTTTCAAATCAAACTCTCCAGGAGCTGTCCATAGATGGGCTGCTGAACAGGCACATTCTTATGGCTTTTCAAAACTCAGAGTATGGAGAGGACAGCATGAAGAAGGCTCAAAGTGTAAGTAAAATCAAACAATGTTTAAAATCACAGATTgcaattaaaggaaaatgtggtTAAAACTTGAAGTTGCCTATGAAATCTCGGGTTTGGTATTTCAAAAGTTGTAGTGTCAGTGAAAAagagattttgtattttttaacacacaaactaaagaaagaaacttcTCTGGCTTATACCTGTATTTCGTGTAGGTATTTTGTGGGTTTCAGTGTCACACTGCTTGGATTTTGGATACTTTTTTGgtagttttctcattttttcactCAGTTGGGTCTTGTCACCTCAATCTCAGCTGGCAGATTTCCCCAATCATGTTACATGGTTTGTAAGAATTTTCTTACATTgtatttaactttcttttcctgttctgcCTGGGTAATTGCTTGCTTTCCTAACAGTGGTTCAGTAATCTAAGAGGAGACAAGACTATTTCCCAGCTAGAAAACTCCTGTAGATACCTTGCTCACCTGGCTGATACAATTTACAGACACAGCATTGGTTGCTCTGATGTAGAGAAGAGAAATGCAAGGTAATTACCTTGAGTTAAAGCAATTGCAGTTCTtgtcatttgttttattttgcctgtACATGCAAACATGAGTAACTGTCTCCATCCTGTGGAGTGTCTTTGGAAACTTCTTTAAAAGGAGACTTCCAAAATGTTACCGTGTGGTACATGgggatatttttaaagtgtctgGACACAGCACCTCCTGGAAATACTGAAACACTGATGATACCTGTTGTACCACTGCTCAGTGTCACAGACTCTTATGGGGGTTTGTAAAATGGaaggagagggactttttatatgGGCAGATCATGTCCACTCAAGGGGCAATGGTTCTAAACTGCAAGAGGAGATATTTAGGTTGGATTTTAGGAAgacattcttccctgtgagggtggtgaggcactggcacaggttgcccagggaagctgtggctgccccatccttttaagtgtccaaggtcaggttggatggggctcgaagcaacctgggctatggaaggtgtcccttccaaacaaaaccaccttttATTCTGCCAAATTTTGCAGCTACTGCATGTGGACTATTTCACCCTGTGAGCCCTGCTGATTCCTGCATAATGGCTTCTGAATTGCAAACTGTCTTTCCTATACAGTACAAACCTTCTGATTTCATTTACACAACCAGCTGGATGAACTTTTTGGCCTTAGATCCAAGAGTCACTTTGCTTGAGTCCCATAATCAGCTTAATTAGAAGTTCAGATTAGACACATCACTGCTGGCCTGTAATGGTTTGgcaacagcaacagcacaggAATAAAGAATCTTCCAGTCTTGTTATACTCTTGTGTATCAGTGTAGCAATTTGTGTGTGAAGTTCATTGAAATTTTTGAACTCTCTCTTTTGGTAGTCTGTGTCTAGGTTTGAAAGAACCTTTTTTACCAGGTGTAAGTACAAACTTGGTAAAAGTTTGTATTGGGAGAGAAACATGCAGTTAGCCTTATTTTCATGGGAAgttctaatttaatttctgtcttctgtcctgccttttcccagcaTTAAACAAATCTGCTGCTGTTGCCCTAATTAAGCAACTCTAATAAATCTGAGGCAGGAATATTTATGATATGGCTTTCATGACGTAGCCTTCTGTTGGGATATTAATCCATGTCATTGATTGTTCTACCCCTTTACTgacttctcctccctccttttaGGGAGCACATCAGGCAGGTCATAAAGCTCCTGGCGAGTACCCGAGCCCTGGATCACGCCGAGACAGTTGCAAATGATCACAACGTGAAAGAGGTAAAGATTTTAATAGAGGGAAAAGAGACTTTTCCCACAACTCATTTTGAGCtttaaaaccattcctgatgtgtaatttatgtacatatgtaaAGTTTCTTAAACTGTATAGTATTGATCTTTGTTTCAATACGAAGTGCATTCTTATAGACAGcaccctgaaaaataaaaatcattgacttcatttaaaacaaaaatggaatcCCAAGATTTTCATCTTTCCAGAAGCCACCTTTTTCTCCAAGTTTCTCAAAATCTTGTTTACAAGAGTACTTTGTGCCCATGCTCAGTAGTCCTGTACTGCTGTTAATTGCTCCATGGTTACATGGCATGTGTACAATATACTTTGTGTAATACACtgtatgcatttatttataacATCATGTTGCTTTCACACTGGGTATAAAGATGTATTGTTGCAATAAGCTTTTCATTTgctaaaaattacttattttgacaataaaatgatCGTACTGTTGGTCAAAGGAACTGGTAAAACAttcaactgtgtgaaaattGTGAGCTCAAAAGTACACACATTGGAATGGAACCTGACCTTTaagaagcagctgggctgcactccaaGTGGAGCAGGTAAAAGTGGTTTGCATTCAGAATATCAACtcagaagactgtttttcaaaagggaactccaaactcaatgctgaattattttaatacagtCAAAGAATGAGAACTTGTGCTGATGGTGCACGTGTAGACGGCAGCACTTCCTGAAGTCCAGACACGTAAGTTGCTCAAATCCACTTTGTGTcccattttggggtgggggggttgtggtggttttcagggttttgttggttggttttctaATGTAATCCATGGAACCTGCTTCTTCAGATTAGTGTGGCTAAAGATGTCAAGAAGAATGAAGGTGAAAAAAGCTTGGAAGTACTTATATTTTAGTAAATATTCAAATGTTACACTTCCCACTAAATACCATATaagaatgttcttttaaaaaaacaaggatCAAAGGTAAAtgtaaagaaacaagaaaacattttttaaaaatctgttgatttATATCAGAACAGTAGTGACTTGGTCTTGGGGTCCAAGGCATGGGGCAGCTGTAACAGCCTTGGGTTAAGAACTATTTCCGTTTGTGCCCTAATTATTTTTAGGGGAACTGTTGCAATTTGCATAATGAGTGCCATTTATGCTCATGTGATGGTTTAAATGAGGATGTAAAAACATTTCACGTGTAACATGCACAGTTCCTTTGGACAGcggacagtgttttttctgaactcttgggATTGATGGAGTACGCTCAGAaatgcctgctctgaaaagttgtttcaataAACTCATCTGGTGAAGGAGTTGTTGGGGCTGCAACTCGGgaagctttgttcctttaggaagggagcaaaggcaaTTCCGTGGGTGCCGGCCGACTTTGCACATGTCAGCccaaaaagctgctggtgctggcagcaaacagtcTGTGTGGGGGAGGTAAAGGCCGGGCggctcctgcctggcactgcttgtGGCAGCAATTCATGGGCATGTTCTATTCTGAAGGTCGCGTTTGAATTTTGGAGGTGGGCTCCAGGAAgaaaaggactttatttttatttggaaatgtCAAAAACAGGATTTTGCTGAAGCTAAAGCAACTAGACCAAGGTAGGAATAGAGTTTTGGGGGAATTTCGGAGCTTTCCTGCCATTCCATTTGGTTTTGGGAAGTTTCATAGCCgggaggagaggcagggatGATGAGTGCCAGGTGTACAGAGGCTCACAAAAGAACTCGTTAGTTTTTAAGCACTGGGCAAAGACCTCAATGTGCGTTCATTGTTCATTGTCTTATCTCAGAAGTTCTTAAGCACCTTTGGAGTTTTAGCAAAACAACGGAAACCCTTGCTAAAAAGCCCTGTCTTTTGTCAGAAGAGGGATGAAGGCATTAAAGCCAGACAAAAACAGTCGTTTGCCGCTTGGCCCCTGGGCGTGGTACCTCTAGTTCTCTGTATAGTTCTGTGTAACTTGTGAAGTGTTGTGTCTCCTGTCTTTGTCCTGGCAGAATGGGGGAAAGAGGTCTCCTTGTGTATGACTAATAGCCTAAAGCTTTTGAGATATTTTCGTAAGACAGGACTGAATGCACTTCGAATAAAGTGGTAGGTCTGCAAAAGTATCTTCTGGTggataaaactttaaaattttctagTTGTGAAACGTGTTGTTTCATTTTACCTTACACGGCTGTCGTCGCAGAGGAAGTGTTCACATATATTAttcttaaataatttaacaCATAAGTAGTCACAGTATGTAAAAGAGTAAGTATTCTTGAAGACATGAGAAAGTCAGCAAGCTGAGAAGCATTTAAGACACACGGATTCTTTACCCGAGTTAGCCCTGGATAACATTTCAGTAGTAGCTGTCGtccaaagaaaatgcagtaaaatacaAGCCAGTCGTGTTTGGAAGTGAGGTACGTTTGTGTTGGtttgtgggggtccctgagaggGAGATGTGGGCCctgtgtgtcactgcgggctctgggggggtctctcaCAGGACAGGGGGTGCCCGATCCTCAAATTGCACTGGGAATAGCCCTGGGAATGTCACCTccgtgtccctgggcagggcttgtggagagctggggtttggggagggtCCTGCGGGGTGGGGATGTgacttttggggtgtttggggaCACCCAGGCACGGTTCGGGAAGTGGGTCCTAATGGAGGGGGTGTTGGATTTGGGGGCGTCCCAGGATTGGGTTTTGGGTGATCTGTGGAGTGCCCCCAAACAATATGTGGGATGCCCAGATCCGtggggtgcccagcacagtctATGGGGTGCCCACTGGAGTTATAGGATGCCCAAACCATTAAGGTGCCCAGAATGCCCATGGGGTGTCTTATTATTTATGAGGTGCCCATTAGAGTTTTGGGGTTACCCCAAACCATATATGGGGTGCCCAGACCCTTGGGGTGCCCCAGCACATCCTGTGGGGTGCCTGAGAGAGTTGTGGGGTGCCTGTTTGAGTTATGGGGTTCCCAGCACTATGGAGTGACCATTTGAGTTACAGGGTGCCCAGACCCACGGGGTACCCCAGAAAATTTATGGGTGAGTATGGAGGGGACCCCATGGGGGGTCTGCGGGGGAACCCCACGGGTTTGTATGGGGGGAACACTGCGGAGAAGTCTGTGGGGACTTCATGGATGGGAGAGGACGACACTtaaaggggctgtggggaaaaacGCACGGGTGGGActgtgatttaaagaaaatctagatATTAATGgtaaagcaaaattttattaCGGCTTGCCCATGGCTGGAGTCACGCAGGGAGCTCATACCTAAACAAAGTACGTGTCTACCGTGTACAAAAATGGGGTGATTTTTATACAGGTGGTTTCAAATATCTAGTACAGACAGTTATTGGTTTAACACAGATTTTCTAATATAAGAATTTTATAGAAGataatttaaacaaaagctGTTCGGACTGCCCATTTACCCAGGTTTCTGCCCTCCTGCTGTGTTGACGAGGTGTTAACAGCCTTCTCTTATCAGCTCTTTATTCAAGCAAGCCAACTGAATCCAATTCCAATCCACCTAATTCCCTTCCATCCAAACCCTTTCTACCCCACCCATTCGaccccatcccattccaatcccatcccaccccattccatCCTATCCCAAGCCCATCCCCATTGTCCCAGCCCCACTATCCCAATCCCACTGTCCCCCGGCTGCACGGGCAGTCGGTCCCTGTGCCGCGCTCGCGCTGCCAGCGCCTGGCCGGGGGGTCCCGCGCCTTCCCCCGCATCCACATCCTCCCCCGCGCCCGGAGCCGCACCGCGGTGAGTGCGGACAGGGGCGGGACGGGGGGacaggggaagagagaggggcagTGGGTGCGATAGAGGGGACAGAGGAGATACAGGGGGTGACAGTGGCTGGTGGGACAGAGAGGACGGGGGGACGGAAAAGTGTGATAGAGGGGAACACGGTACGGGAGGTGCAGGGGATGAAAGGCGGGAAGAGGGGGAGAGACGGGTAGAAAAAGGTAcgagaggaagggaaggacgAAACACGGATGGGGGGAGACAAAGGGGTAGGATAGAGAGGCGACTGGGAGGACACGGGGAGATAGAATGGGACAGGGGTGGATAACTtagggggcaggggggacagagaggagagaggacagagggacaaggaaggaaaggaaaaacggGGGGACAGGAAGGACAGGTAAATAGAGGGGAAAGGAGtagatggagaaaaagaaaatgtcctgGGAAGGGACTAGGGCTGTCCTGGGCGAGGGAAGAGTGGAGTAATGCACGGCCCTGCGGGGAGAAGGGTGTCCTGGGGAAACCGGGGTACTGAGGTTAAGGCGATCTTGGAATATGAGGACTCCTGGGAACAGGGGTCATCCTGGGGACAGAAGTCACCTCAGGGCCACGGAACAGTGTGGGGGAGTAGGAACCCCTTTTGGTGTTGGACactctggggacaggggacacggaGGACAGGGGGCTCTCCTGGACACTGGacaatgtgtgtgtggcttctCTGGTGCCGGGGGCTctccagggaccctcagatgtGTGTGTGGACCCTCTGGAAAAAAAGGCATCCACTTTGCCCCAACCCCGGTGCCCCCCCGTTCCGTTCCCCCCTTGCCCCGCTATCCCAGCagttctcccctttccccccgTCTCCCcgatcccagcagtgccccccagtgcccctgcaggagctgtgcctggtgcccgATCGCTTCTGTaggggctggagaaggacaCGGGGATGGTACTGCCCCCGGGAAGCCACTTCGGGCACGGGGGGGCACCCACCTGGGGTACGGAGGGCACCCAATGTAGGGTACGGGGTATGAGGGGCAGCCAAatgtgggcacagggtgtgggGGAATACCCACCTGGAGTACGGGAGCATCAAAATGTTTGAGTATGGGGTGCTGCGGGGCCACCCAAATTATGGGGTCCCGTTGGGGTAAGAGGTTTTCGCAGATGTGATCCAAGGTCCCCTTGGTTGTGGGTCCCGGCTTGGCGCTGCCCACGGGGGGTCCGGGTGCCGGTGCCGGATCTCCCCTGCTCGGGGCAACcgcggggctggcaggggccaTGGCCATCCCGTACCCTCTGGATGAATCCCGAGGCTGGGCGCTGGATGTGGCCGTGCCCCGGAGGGAGTTGCGGGACGCGCGGGGCCGCTGCCGCCCCACCGTGCTGTGCGTGGTCAACCCCGGGGACCCCACGGGTGGGTATGAGGGGGAAACTTGCGAGGTAACCCCATGGGAACGTATGGGGGACACTCCACGGGTGAGTACGGAGGAGACCCCATGGGGGTGTCTGCGGGGGAACACTGTGGAGAAGTCTGTGGGGACTTCGTGCATGGGAGAGGACGACACTTtaaggggctgtggggaaaaacgcacggtgggactggggctctgtgggggtccatGACAGGACAGGGGGTGCCCCCTGGGTTCCGCcggctctgtgggggtccctgagggggcagaggtgCCCTGTGGATCGAAGGGACAAGGCAGGTGCCTCTTGtgtcactgagggctctgtgggtgtccctgaggggacaggggtgccccgtgtgtcactgagggctctgtgggggtccctgaggggacaggggtgccccgtgtgtctctgtgggtgtccctgaggggacagggatgccccgtgtgtcactgcgggctctgtggtGGTCCCTGAAAGGACAGGAGTGCCCCGTGTGTCgctgtgggctctgtgggggtccctgaggggacaggggtgccccgtgtgtctctgtgggtgtccccgaggggacagggatgccccgtgtgtcactgcgggctctgtgggggtccctgaggggacaggggtgccccgtgtgtctctgtgggtgtccctgaggggacagggatgccccgtgtgtcactgtgGGTGTCCccgaggggacagggatgccccgtgtgtcactgcgggctctgtgggggtccctgaggggacaggggtgccccgtgtgtcactgcgggctctgtgggtgtccctgaggggacaggggtgccccgtgtgtcactgcgggctctgtgggtgt
Protein-coding sequences here:
- the LOC139677828 gene encoding LOW QUALITY PROTEIN: PAX3- and PAX7-binding protein 1-like (The sequence of the model RefSeq protein was modified relative to this genomic sequence to represent the inferred CDS: inserted 1 base in 1 codon; deleted 1 base in 1 codon), which encodes MAPNLDPFGRDRATYQEQGKHRTAEREAGRARCRQAREQTGKMADHLEGLSSDDEETSTDITNFNLERDRILKESSKVFDDVLESFYSIDCIKSQFEAWCSKYFASYKDAYVGLCLPKLXNPLIRLKLLIWTPLEGKCRDFETMLWFESLLFYGCEEQEQVKDDADISLLPTIVERVVLPKLTVISENIWDPFSTTQTCRVVAIVQKPVGGYPSVVNAENKNTQMLLKALLLRMRRTLDADVFMPFYPKNILENKNSGPYLFFQRQFWSSGKLLGNFLQWYGILSNQTLQELSIDGLLNRHILMAFQNSEYGEDSMKKAQSWFSNLRGDKTISQLENSCRYLAHLADTIYRHSIGCSDVEKRNAREHIRQVIKLLASTRALDHAETVANDHNVKEVKILIEGKETFPTTHFEL